The Drosophila innubila isolate TH190305 chromosome 2L unlocalized genomic scaffold, UK_Dinn_1.0 4_B_2L, whole genome shotgun sequence genome segment aaataattaaatttaaatttaaaataaaggttTATCCTGTTTAAACTCATATATACTTGTATCTTACAGGTGGCAACGTGGACTGGATCAGACGCTGATCACAAACCGCCTGACGAATATGTCCAAGCAGGGTATCAACACTGCGAATACAACCAGCCTTATACAGGCCATTCATAAGCTCGATCCGCGCACCGAGACCATCTGAAACACATGCATGcacgtgtatatatatacaacccacatatatctatatataaaacatactcGTAGCTAAGCTGAAAGTGCAATTAGTAAATTTATCGTGCAAttagtattaataatatttaattttgctcgaaaactttttttcgTCAGGTTTTTGTAACGCCTTAACGCCTTTCGTTTTGTAATTTCTGTTACGTTTATGCGTTGTGCCTTATCGTGATTATCTGTTGTCcaatataattgtttaaatttaacattccccctttaagcttttaataatttatataaaatttaaaataagaaatcataaaatatatcataGGGTTATGCTTATCATTGTGTACTATTTAAATCATTGTATGGTTAaagttattataaatttttctttcatatttcatttttctgttcTAAATGATGTCAATTTGTTCGTGTTTATACTTGGACGGTACTCAAGAAACTCGTCAAAttctattttgaaaataacaaataaatcgTAGAGAATACTAAAATACATTGTATTGCTTATTATTTCCGGGAAATGATTGCTACGTCAATGGCTGGGCGTCATAAAATCAGCTCTAAGTGCAAATGAAtaagctattttatttatatataaatagaaaatttgcatcaatttcttaaattattatgaagGCAATTAGTTGAATATTAGAATGAAACTACCGTAATTATTCagttatataaatgaatttaaatcttctttgtctaaattaatttcttttatgaaattataaaaattaaatatgaaatgaatttaaataattattattttagactTTACCCACTTATCCTAATTccaataatttcttaaattaaataaaacgttTTTAGTTCATGGTTATGGTCATCAAACATTTTAATCGTATAGTATTTTAAGTCATctttaagctaaaaataatttcttaaattaatcaacCTATTGTACGTTTCGTTTCGTGAGGATCCGATGAAAGCACtcacaaataatatattagaATCCAACTAtaattactatatataaattagaTTGAATGCATCCAACAAGTCGGcatacataaattcaaatgtaCATATTCCAACGTCATCATCAACGGATCACGGCGAACGGGGCGGAGTGGTTCGGTTTCAGCGAAAGAGACGCGTAAATGTTTTCAGTGCTTGCGTAACGGCTTTTGTGGTGTCCGCTCTGTAGGATgagataatatatataaagtaataAGAGATGgaatacaaaacaattaagcaaattatgaaattttaatgagggaatcaaaccaaataaaatatcgGTCCCTgataaaggtctcagaatcaagtttcaagtgttgttttatactaattgtgatataaggagttgtttaaaagctaaaatttaagaattaagaattttagaGTGTTGATTGAaactaattaagatataaggaattgattgaaagtgaaaaaacttgagatttaaagttctcaattttgaaaattagcatggaaatcgataaaaataaaaaaaatagctgccatagaaagcTGCcatgttttttgagatatctcaaccaatctgactgATAATATCTTTAAGTTGATCTTATAAGTCCGGACAGAAACTGGTTCTCTTCGGTTCTCTACAGatccccttgttttttttttaaactgccAGACTCACCTCAATACCGTGTTGCTGAActcctgcagctgctgttgggtGGCAGTCACATACCCACCGCTGTTCTTCTTGGGCAACGACTCCAAGGCGTGGGCGAGGAACGGTTCCATCTGGACATTGGTCACGACGTGCTTGAGTTCGGTGAGCACCTCGGCAACATCGGCGAGCATGTACGAGTGCAGTTGGAATACCGAGGCCTGTATCAGATTCATGACCAAAGCACCGCCATGTTGTGTGGCCAATTCGACAACCAAAGGACGGCATTCCACATGACGATGATTGCTAGTGCGTCCCCAGGTCAACAGATTGATGAAGAACTTCATCACCGAAGAGTTCGCCTCGCGGTGATCCAACGAGCAGGCAATCAGTGCACACTGAAAGATGGGCGTAATGAGGCTGCTCTGCAGCAGCTGGAGCGGACAGCAGTCCAAATAGCGTGAGGCCAGGCGAAAGAAATCGTCCACAGTATCGGGATTATTGCGCAAACCATTCTCGAGCTGCAGCAATCCAAACGTGGGCTCAATAAAAGCCTGCAGCATCTCCAATAAACCCGCAATGCATTCTGTCGTCTTGGCAAACTCATCCACCAAAATGGAGCCCACATAAAGGAAACAACTGTGATGCTGCATGGCATAAAGCACCACAATCTGTTTAATCAGTGGCTCCACCAGCAGCACTGCCTGTTTTCTAACCATTCGGACGGCGTAGCGTATGAGGCGACAGGTGCGCTCCATGATACGCAGATCACTCTGATACTTTTCCAGCACTTGGGAGATGAGGGGCCAGGCATCGTTTAATATTGCAACTGTTGGATGCTCCACATTGTCGGGCACATCGGGATTCGTGTGTCGTATGATCGCACAGGCGCGATCAATCCAATAAACGGGATCACTGCGCTCTCCCTTCTCCAGCTGACACGGATTGCTCTCACTCAAGAGTTGGGCCAACGGTTGCAACTGAAAGCTGACAATCTCGCGCAATGCCGGCTGCACTTGCTCCCTGGGCAGTTTCGTGAGTATCAATGAGATGCCCTTCAGTAGCCCAATTGCCACATCAttgttaatttgaaaactgtCCAAGCTGCGCGCAATCTCCACCAATCCACTGATGTGACACACCATTTTCTGCCGGCAGGCCGAGCAAATTGAGGTCAATGCAATCGCTGCCGCTGGAGCCAATCCATTCTTCTGCTGCAGAGCATACAACAGAAAATTGAGCACCGCCTCCAGCAAATCCGAGTGATTCTCAATCCAATCGCAGAGCTCTCCTATCAGCATTATGGATGTGTAACGCACCGCAATGTGCGTCTGATCCGTCATGCCGAGTATTGCCTCCACCACCTTGGGTATCACCTCGTTCTCctcactgcaaaaaaaaaccaaaaaaaaataaaaaaggttaaaaatattttaatttttaatacgaattatatatcaatttttattttaaattggtgttcaaaaaaaattaaaactaccTTTTTGATTTGTGATATAATTCCTAACTGCAACATTCGTTTTTATCAGGGTATCAAACCATACCGAATATAGGTTTCAGTTAAGGTTCCGGTTaagtttgtattaaaaattgttgtataTCGGTTTCGAAGTAGTATGATTTTGtttcacataaaaaaaagttaacgaAATGTTATAAGAAAAGATCTGATAAcactcaaattttaaatgaaaataaatttgaaaaacgatgattacaccttaacaacaaaattgaatttaatgcttgATTGAAGCGTAACTAACCGTTAtacatgaatcggttactaatcggttatttcggcttgaataattttggtttttcggtttcggtataataaaaaagttgtgGATAgggtttcagttacggttaccaatttcaatcggttaataccggttaaaGGCTAAGGTTTCGATTACGGGTTTAATCCctggtttttattatatataataatattaaaaaatatgaatatttcaatgattttgtaaatacctattaaaaattaatcatgctattattattattttaaatgtttatatttatgtcgACTTACGGTAATATATTCTTGGCCACATTTTGCATGACAAACAGCGCCGCCTCCGTAGACTCCCACGTTGTGTTGGGTGCTTGGAGTATAATATACATTTGCTTAAAGCACGCATTGGAGCCAACTATGAAAGCTACATCCTTTAACAGATCCGAAACCTTGCGTCGAAAATCCTTTAGGCAAAAGAGAAGAACTACTgttagtaaatttataaaatgcttCTTAGtcatataaaaagaatttccTTTCAAATAGGTGCTTTCTTGAAGTATATGACCTGGTTCCAAAAGTGGTTCCGCGCCATATTTAGTTAAGCTAGAAAGctgaagtttttaatataaactgAATACATAATAAGCTAAAATATTTagtgtttatatatttagtgtTTAAGGAAGCACTACTCTAAAAAAGTGGTTTGAAACGTAATTCAGCGGCTTAACtacaaaactatttttgatcaaaagcATAAGACATTGAAACtcagctttaatttaatcatcTGCTGTATAATAAAGATATGAAAACGATTTACTATCGAAATGAGTCTACAACTACAAAACTATATAGctcattttaatgttttaaaaataaactccgTTCAAAAAGTGGTTCAGCACAATAACTGAAAAAGAACTTGAGCCGGAAAGCTAAAATTTGATATATGGATTTAGGTGATAGAGATAAAGTGTTTGCTTACATAGAAATTGTTGTTCTCCTCGATGAGTCCGTCGTGATCGCTCTCCATCTGCGCATGCCGATAGAGGGCGCTTATCAGTCGCTCTATGTGGGGCCTAAAACGCGCCGTCAGCTTGTCATCGTAGCGTTGAAATAGATCCTCGCTGAGTTTGTACCACAAATGAAATGTGATCTCGGCGACCTCATAATCGAAATGTCCAACACAGAGTAGCACCAGATCGAGACCCTTCATCGCCTGCTGTTGTTCCAGCATGTCAAAGGAGAAGGCATCACAGAGTGTGGTAAAGATGCCACAATAGTTGATCGTCTTGTCCGTATCCTCATGAGCCACACTCAAATGGTACGCCGCCTCCAGTTGGCAGACAGCCTCAAAGATGCGTGCCACCTGTGGTTCCACCTCAACGCTGCCACTCCTCGATCCCATGCAGCTGAGCAGCGCACAAACACATTCCGTGGCATTGTCATGCAGTTTGCCGGATGTCTCCGCCGGTTGGCTGAGCAGCCGGAATGCGAGCTGCGAGAGCGCATTGTCACAGATGTGGGTGAGGGGAAAGGCATGGATGACCAGCCAGGCGCTGTACGTGCGCAGTGTGGCATTCCAAATGCGCTGCTGATCCAGATCCTCGCGctgcacacacatgcacaggAATTCCAGCACACATTCAGCACTGGCGTCCAGCTGTTTGTGCACCTGCTCACGTCGATTGGCACCCAGACGCAGAAACCTTGAGTCAATCTCCTCCGGCAGCACCTTAAGCACCTCCAGCAGCGGCCAAACGGCAGCGGGATGTGGTGACAGGGCTTTCAACAGATCACTGATGGGTTCCT includes the following:
- the LOC117781609 gene encoding transportin-3, with the translated sequence MDTYSVDIVYQAINALFQGNNPKEQEKANKWLQEFQKSIYSWTIADELLHQKRDLHANYFAAQTMRNKIQNSFSELPPHTHESLRDSLITHIGQIDEQTDNVIVTQLSLAVADLALLMATWQEPISDLLKALSPHPAAVWPLLEVLKVLPEEIDSRFLRLGANRREQVHKQLDASAECVLEFLCMCVQREDLDQQRIWNATLRTYSAWLVIHAFPLTHICDNALSQLAFRLLSQPAETSGKLHDNATECVCALLSCMGSRSGSVEVEPQVARIFEAVCQLEAAYHLSVAHEDTDKTINYCGIFTTLCDAFSFDMLEQQQAMKGLDLVLLCVGHFDYEVAEITFHLWYKLSEDLFQRYDDKLTARFRPHIERLISALYRHAQMESDHDGLIEENNNFYDFRRKVSDLLKDVAFIVGSNACFKQMYIILQAPNTTWESTEAALFVMQNVAKNILPEENEVIPKVVEAILGMTDQTHIAVRYTSIMLIGELCDWIENHSDLLEAVLNFLLYALQQKNGLAPAAAIALTSICSACRQKMVCHISGLVEIARSLDSFQINNDVAIGLLKGISLILTKLPREQVQPALREIVSFQLQPLAQLLSESNPCQLEKGERSDPVYWIDRACAIIRHTNPDVPDNVEHPTVAILNDAWPLISQVLEKYQSDLRIMERTCRLIRYAVRMVRKQAVLLVEPLIKQIVVLYAMQHHSCFLYVGSILVDEFAKTTECIAGLLEMLQAFIEPTFGLLQLENGLRNNPDTVDDFFRLASRYLDCCPLQLLQSSLITPIFQCALIACSLDHREANSSVMKFFINLLTWGRTSNHRHVECRPLVVELATQHGGALVMNLIQASVFQLHSYMLADVAEVLTELKHVVTNVQMEPFLAHALESLPKKNSGGYVTATQQQLQEFSNTVLRADTTKAVTQALKTFTRLFR